Proteins from one Flavobacterium branchiarum genomic window:
- a CDS encoding OmpA family protein produces MKMIHKKTTIVFVFLSLFIKQMGYTQKQSKKMHKANEAYNEFAFTKASKLYTELANKDDATAIVYAKLADSYYYNSNYSEALLWYSKAMENGESISPEYYFRYAQTLKAAQKYLEAALVLKNYFKLTEKKDRSDDWLPENFLSKIAEQSGRYEIKNIKNNSAYSDFGAAFWGDDKILYSSAKEVGLSLKAKHNWDNKPFLKIYEATITADGELENDKILKGKVNSKYHQSTPVITKDGKTMYFTGTNYSSGELGRSNKLDISYLKIYKAHYINNEWENIEELPYPVNSSGFSSGHPALSPDDKELYFVSDRNNEIGNSDLYVVNITEAYQISNEVKSLGDEINTLGRETYPFIDESGILYFSSDGHPGLGGLDVFAAVKDEEGVYHVMNLGDGVNSRYDDFGYAINEETKKGYFSSNRNGNDDLYGFKENKPKKMPFSIKPIISGVLKDSITEIPIAQVAIEVYDLDNNKVATHYTDNDGNYSLRLEPYKSYRLVFKKEGLIEATELISSMKQLEKKNISPNLYNEMEVIVANKIVVLSEGDDLTQKLELSPIYFDFEGFIIRESSKKELNKIVQLLLARPNISLKVQSHTDSRGRKELNMTLSKNRASSTVNYIVNAGIEKERISGEGFGDTELINKCEKGVKCSEGEHQLNRRSEFIIIKKQ; encoded by the coding sequence ATGAAAATGATTCATAAAAAAACAACTATCGTTTTTGTTTTCCTATCTCTTTTTATAAAGCAAATGGGCTACACACAAAAGCAAAGTAAAAAAATGCATAAAGCAAATGAAGCTTATAATGAATTTGCATTTACAAAAGCAAGTAAATTGTACACAGAATTGGCGAACAAAGATGATGCTACAGCAATTGTCTATGCAAAACTTGCAGACTCCTATTATTATAATTCTAATTATTCGGAAGCTTTATTATGGTATTCTAAGGCTATGGAAAATGGAGAAAGTATTTCTCCGGAATATTACTTTAGATACGCACAGACATTAAAAGCTGCACAGAAATATTTAGAAGCAGCATTAGTTTTAAAAAACTATTTTAAGCTAACAGAAAAAAAAGATAGAAGTGATGATTGGCTACCAGAAAATTTTTTGTCTAAAATAGCGGAACAATCTGGGCGTTATGAAATCAAAAATATAAAAAATAATTCTGCATATTCAGATTTTGGGGCAGCCTTTTGGGGTGATGATAAAATACTTTATTCTTCTGCAAAAGAGGTTGGACTTTCATTAAAAGCTAAACACAATTGGGATAATAAACCGTTTTTAAAAATTTATGAAGCAACTATTACTGCCGATGGTGAATTAGAAAATGATAAAATTTTAAAAGGAAAAGTAAATTCAAAATATCATCAGAGTACTCCAGTAATAACAAAAGATGGTAAAACAATGTACTTTACTGGAACGAATTATTCTTCGGGAGAATTAGGAAGAAGCAATAAATTAGATATAAGCTATTTAAAAATATATAAAGCGCATTATATCAATAATGAATGGGAAAATATTGAAGAATTACCTTACCCAGTAAATAGTAGCGGATTTTCTTCAGGTCATCCTGCTTTAAGTCCTGATGATAAAGAATTATACTTTGTGTCTGATAGAAATAATGAAATTGGTAATTCAGACTTGTATGTAGTTAACATTACAGAAGCTTATCAAATAAGCAATGAGGTTAAATCTTTAGGTGATGAAATTAATACTTTAGGTAGAGAAACATATCCTTTTATTGACGAATCAGGTATCTTGTATTTTTCATCTGATGGGCACCCGGGATTGGGCGGATTAGATGTTTTTGCTGCAGTTAAAGATGAAGAAGGTGTATATCATGTAATGAATTTAGGAGATGGTGTGAATTCTCGTTATGATGATTTTGGCTATGCAATAAATGAAGAAACCAAAAAGGGCTATTTCTCATCAAATCGCAATGGAAATGATGACTTATATGGATTTAAAGAAAACAAACCAAAAAAGATGCCATTCAGCATAAAACCAATTATCTCTGGAGTCTTAAAAGATAGCATTACTGAGATACCTATTGCCCAGGTGGCTATCGAAGTTTATGATTTAGATAACAATAAAGTTGCAACTCATTATACAGATAACGATGGAAATTATTCACTTAGATTAGAACCTTATAAAAGTTACAGATTAGTATTCAAAAAAGAAGGACTAATTGAGGCAACTGAATTAATCTCATCAATGAAACAGTTGGAGAAAAAAAATATATCGCCAAACTTATATAATGAAATGGAAGTAATTGTTGCCAACAAAATAGTCGTATTAAGTGAAGGAGATGATTTAACCCAAAAATTAGAGCTTAGTCCGATTTATTTTGATTTTGAGGGTTTTATAATAAGAGAATCGTCTAAAAAAGAACTGAATAAAATTGTCCAATTGTTATTAGCTAGACCAAATATTTCATTAAAAGTGCAATCCCATACAGATAGTAGAGGTAGAAAAGAACTCAATATGACTTTATCAAAAAATAGAGCTAGTTCGACTGTAAACTATATTGTAAATGCGGGTATTGAAAAAGAAAGAATTTCAGGTGAAGGCTTCGGTGATACAGAACTAATTAACAAGTGTGAAAAAGGTGTCAAATGCTCAGAAGGTGAACATCAGTTAAATAGACGATCCGAATTTATAATCATTAAAAAACAATGA
- a CDS encoding PorP/SprF family type IX secretion system membrane protein — translation MKKTIILLLLLTVYFPSFAQQDSQYTQYMYNTLTINPGYTGTSGVTNILGIYRAQWVGLDGAPKTANLSIQGPVSSNGQGLGFTVINDQIGATSETTAAINYSYPITLSEDVKLSLGLSAVGNFWDIDYNKLTIQNQNDIDLAGKLSKFSPNIGAGVFMYSDKWYVGVSIPKILETEFYDDIQTSMVTRKKHFYMMGGYVFTLSDAVKFKPAAMIKAVVGSPLGVDLSANFLLEEKFTLGVAYRWDAAVSAMAGFQVSEGLNIGYAYDFDTSKLGRYNSGSHEVFLRFDLLSLAKSRIITPRFF, via the coding sequence ATGAAAAAAACAATAATACTATTGTTATTACTGACAGTATACTTTCCATCATTTGCACAACAGGATAGTCAATATACTCAATATATGTATAATACCTTAACAATAAATCCTGGATATACAGGAACTAGTGGCGTAACTAACATTTTGGGTATCTATAGGGCACAATGGGTAGGTTTAGATGGAGCACCTAAAACAGCTAATTTATCAATTCAAGGACCTGTTAGCAGTAACGGACAAGGATTAGGATTTACAGTCATTAATGATCAAATAGGTGCAACAAGTGAAACTACTGCTGCAATTAATTATTCTTATCCAATTACGTTATCAGAAGATGTAAAATTATCTCTAGGGTTAAGCGCTGTAGGTAACTTCTGGGATATAGATTACAATAAATTAACTATTCAAAATCAAAATGACATAGATCTTGCTGGTAAGTTAAGTAAGTTTTCTCCAAATATAGGTGCTGGAGTATTTATGTATTCAGATAAATGGTATGTAGGGGTATCAATACCAAAAATTTTGGAAACAGAATTCTATGATGATATTCAAACCTCTATGGTTACGAGAAAAAAGCACTTTTATATGATGGGAGGTTATGTATTTACATTGTCAGATGCCGTAAAATTTAAGCCTGCTGCAATGATAAAAGCTGTAGTAGGATCACCATTAGGAGTTGATTTGTCAGCTAACTTTCTTTTGGAAGAAAAATTTACATTAGGAGTAGCCTATAGATGGGATGCAGCTGTAAGTGCTATGGCTGGATTTCAAGTGTCAGAGGGTTTAAATATTGGATATGCTTATGACTTTGATACCAGCAAATTAGGGAGATACAATTCAGGATCGCATGAAGTTTTCTTGCGATTCGACTTACTTTCATTAGCAAAGAGTAGAATAATTACACCTAGGTTTTTTTAA
- a CDS encoding gliding motility-associated C-terminal domain-containing protein: MTRIYRNTIILMVCAVGKLNAQTVNTGDLVIMPRTEFSSVESFDNTLTGNFVNDGVFFVYANFNNDGMVTFSQSSKTGLTYFKGITGAQTISGTLPSELNDVRFDNTSAQPAFLLSGELSVKGTSYFNNGIVDNDTNGGKFIFGINANHNDTSHESYVLGHVEQNGKNEFQFPVGDEGFFRPISIGQSTQNGKIYTGKYYYKNSNGEYPHDKKQDKIVLIDSSEYWKFETTDNPIDFALTLTWDENTTPNAIITGSDDDSIAIVKWHDLDKQWKIYDSASDEYYKAVTAKITSDGIFTLARIKKTLDFPKDNVIVYNGFSPNEDGVNDYFFIDGLSNYPNNTLEIYNRWGVKVFETSGYGTDGNWFKGISEGRATVSKGEKLSTGTYFYVLRYKTNNEITREKVGYLYFN; encoded by the coding sequence ATGACCAGAATTTATAGAAATACAATCATACTAATGGTATGTGCAGTTGGCAAATTAAATGCACAAACGGTAAACACAGGAGATTTAGTAATTATGCCCAGAACAGAGTTTTCTTCAGTAGAAAGTTTTGATAATACTCTTACTGGGAATTTTGTTAATGATGGTGTCTTTTTTGTATACGCAAATTTTAATAATGATGGGATGGTGACATTTAGCCAATCATCAAAAACAGGATTAACTTATTTTAAAGGAATAACTGGAGCGCAGACTATTTCTGGAACATTACCAAGTGAATTAAATGATGTAAGATTTGATAATACATCAGCGCAACCAGCTTTTTTATTGTCAGGGGAACTAAGTGTTAAGGGAACTTCATACTTTAATAATGGGATTGTAGATAATGACACTAATGGAGGGAAATTTATTTTTGGAATTAATGCAAATCATAATGATACGAGTCACGAAAGTTATGTACTTGGGCATGTAGAACAAAATGGAAAAAATGAATTTCAGTTTCCTGTAGGAGACGAAGGATTTTTTAGACCAATATCTATTGGGCAAAGTACTCAGAATGGCAAGATTTATACTGGTAAATATTATTATAAAAATTCAAATGGGGAGTATCCTCATGATAAGAAGCAAGATAAAATAGTATTAATTGACTCATCTGAATATTGGAAATTTGAAACTACAGATAACCCAATTGATTTTGCTTTGACACTTACTTGGGATGAGAATACGACTCCAAATGCTATAATTACTGGTAGTGATGATGATTCTATTGCAATTGTTAAATGGCATGATTTAGATAAGCAATGGAAGATTTATGATTCAGCAAGTGATGAATATTATAAAGCGGTTACGGCAAAAATTACTAGTGATGGAATTTTTACACTAGCAAGAATAAAAAAAACACTGGATTTTCCTAAGGATAATGTTATTGTTTACAATGGTTTTTCGCCTAACGAAGATGGAGTTAATGACTACTTTTTTATAGATGGTTTATCTAATTACCCAAACAACACTTTAGAAATATACAACAGATGGGGTGTTAAAGTGTTTGAAACTTCGGGCTATGGTACAGATGGAAATTGGTTTAAAGGAATTTCTGAAGGTAGAGCAACTGTAAGTAAGGGAGAGAAGTTGTCTACAGGAACCTATTTTTATGTACTTAGATATAAAACAAATAATGAAATTACTAGAGAAAAAGTAGGCTATCTGTATTTTAATTAA